The region CTCAGAACCCCTTGCCCCGAAGCCCTTAAAGCCTCCGTCGGGATGATTTGCACCACTAACCCCGGCAAACTCACTAGCCAGAACACAGCCACTGTAGCTAAGAGGGTACAATAAACCCGCCACGGAATCCGGGCATAGCCAAGAATCCAAAGGCTGAGCCATAGCCAAAGCAAGCCCTGGATCAGGGGGCGAGCAAAAAACGTAAATAACAGGCTGGCGATCGCAAAAATCAGCTTTTGTTCGGGGTGTAGATGCCGCAGACCATTGGTGTAGGCATAGGTATCGAGGTGATGGTGCATTCACGCCCTAGGATCCTTAGAATGACGAGGGGTTGCCGAACGGGCGTGGTACTGACCAGCAATAAAGCCGATGACCCCCGCCCCTAGGGCTGCTTGTACTGCAAATAAGAGCGATTCCACTTCACTACTGGGTGGCTCAAAAAGGGGTTTTGCCCACGGCTGAAAGTCTGGCGCCACCTCCTGAATCAAGTCCTGCGCTTGGGCGTCGGCACCTTCAAAATTTCCCTTGACGAAAAGTAAAGGAAAGATGGCCAGGACAACGGTTCCTGCTCCTAGTAGAAGTGCCGCTATTTTTTTATTCATCAAAAACCTCCACAATCTTTCCCCTGCACCGCCTCGAGGGGCTGTTTTTAAGTCAAATGTAATGTCCCAAAAATGACCCTACCTCCAGCAGCCGGTAGAGTCTTCTAGGGCAACTCTTCCTGAGGCAAGAGTCTTAAGGCCTGCAGTTCTGCAACGCAGTAGGTCGTCAACCAGTTCCACACCAAGACCGTCAGCAGCCCTTCACTGATGGCGAGGGGAATCTGTGTGACTGCAAAGAGGGTGCCAAATTTGGCAAAGGAAGTGGCCAGGCCACCCACGCTGTCGGGAAAGGCCAAGGCCAATTGCAAAGAGGTCAAGGTGTAAGTACCCACATTGCTGATGAAGCTAGCGGCAAACAGAGCGATCGCCGGCTTCACTCTCAAACGAGACACACCGCAGTAGGTGAGCCAAGCCAACCACGGTCCTACGACCGCCATTGAGAAGGCGTTGGCTCCCAGTGTCGTCAATCCGCCATGGGCAATGAGGAGGCTCTGAAAGAGCAACACCAGTGTCCCCAATACTGCCATTAAGGGGGGCCGAAAAAGAATAGCCCCCAGGGCAATCCCAATAGGATGGGAACAGCTGCCTGTAACCGAGGGAATCTTCAAAGAAGAAACAACAAAGGCATAGGCGCCTGCCAAGGCAACCAGTAGGACGGATTCGGAGTGTTGTTTGATCTGTTGTTGCAATGACCACAGTCCCCATGCCAAAAAGGGGAGAAAGGCCAGCCACCAACCCACGGCCCAACCCAGGGGCAAAAAGCCCTCGCTGATGTGCATGGCCAAGGCGGGGTTAGGACTTGCTACCACGAGAGATGTGGTCAGAAGGGCGATCGCCCCCAGGGAAGCATATCGCTTTGCTTGAGTAGGTTTGACCATATGACTAAACATCGCCTCCACTCCTGGTAGCGCCCATTTTAGGGGTCAACGGGTTGCCTGACTATGCCTAGTGGGGGCTTCAACAGATATTGGAAACGGCCATCCGTGCTTAAGAATTCACTGGTAGGAAGATCTCCAAGCTGAAATTTGCATAAATTTTGATCTGGTCGATACAACAGAATGAAGTTTAATATCATTATTTAGTCGTAGGTCCTTTTGTTATGTTCCCAAGGGGGAGTTATCATGAGTGAGTTGACTGCCTTTGGTCATTCCTTGAGTAGTGGCTATGAAGTGGTGGTGATCAAGCCGCAGTCCCTCAGTGATACCACCCTAATTGTGCAAGCGCTGCGGGCAGACAAGGCCGTCATTTTGAACCTAGAGCACCTTGATGTGGCTGAGGCACAGCGCATTTCTGATTTCGCCGCTGGTAGCACCTATGCCATCAATGGCCATCAATCGCGCCTTGGGGACGGCGTCTTTCTCTTTACTCCCAACGTGATTAATATCCAAGAGCGCACAGCAGTACCGACACCGGCTGGCCTGGTCTAAGCAAAGCCATTGATGAACCCTGAGGATCTGCTCACCGTCAGTGAGTGCCAAGAGATTGATCAACTGCTTTTGCCAGCGGCAGATCGCTTTGCGATTCGAGTAGCGGTGTATGCCCAGCGTTACCTGCGTACCAAGATTGAGGGGCAGCCCCTCGAAGACCTGACAGAAACCCAAGTTTATGAACTGGTTGCTGCCGATCCCCGGTTGCAAGCGGAGGAAGCCCGCCAAGGGGGATTTATAACGTGGTATGGCCAAATCCTCATCAGCGCCCTCAAGCAACTACGGCAAATGGCTGAAAGGGAGGGGGTGCCTATTGCCGAGCTAACCATTCCCCAGATTAGTCGCTGGTTTGAGCAGCAGTGTCAGACACGCTTGCGATCGTCCCCGCCGTTACCTTAAGAATTTGCGCCTGCTGGCGCCAAGGGGCGGCAAAGGGGGCAAGGTGGGTGGTGGTCATCAGGGTTTGGTAGCGATCGCCCATCACCTCCAGCAAAATTCCCTGTCGCTGCAAATCCAATTCTGCGAGGACGTCGTCCAACAACAAAAGGGGGGTGTCGCCAACCACGCTTTCCACAAGAGCTAGTTCCGCTAGTTTCAACGCCAATACCAGCGTCCGCTGCTGCCCTTGGGAAGCAAATTGACGGGCACTTTGAGCATTAAGACAAAAGCCAACATCATCACGGTGCGGCCCCACCAGGCTAGTTTTTTGGAGAAATTCAATGGCGCGGCGAGTCGCCAAGGCCTCACTAAAGGCTGCCACAATGGCCTCAGAGGTGCCATCCCCAAGGGGCACATGGCTCTCATAACTCAAGGTCAGGGTCTCGCGATCGCCACTCAAGACTCGATGCCAATCCTGTGCCAAGGGAGCCAAGCGTTCAATGAGGCGCTGTCGTCGGCGGATGATGCGGGTGCCATTGATGACCAATTGCTGATTCCATGCTTGCCAGAGGGCCTCATCCCATCCTTGGCTGCCTGCCTGTTTGAGGAGCGCATTCCGTTGGCGCAGGGCTTTTTGGTAGGTTTGCAGGAGTTGACTATAGAGGGGTTCCAACTGCAGCAAAATCCGATCCAACCAGTTGCGGCGAATAGCTGGGGTGCCCCGCACCAGTTCCAAATCCAAGCAGGAAAATTCCACCGCATTGAGTTGACCGAGAAAGTCCGCAGTGCGCTTGACCGTACAGCCATTGACCCGTAGGACACGGCCTGAGGAGGGTCGCAAACTCACCGCCAGATCAAGGGGAACACCTTGGCGCTCAAGGGTGGCTTCAATTTGGGCACTCTCGTGTCCCTGCTGAATCAGGTCGCGATCGCGATGGGTACGATGGGATTGCAATGTGGCCAGCCACTCCACAGCCTCCAGCAAATTGGATTTGCCTTGGGCATTGTCGCCGACGAGAATGGTTTTTGGCGCAGCAAACGTCACAGATTGCTCGCTGTAGTTGCGGAAGTGGCGCAGATGGAGAGATTTGAGAAACACTCAGCAGCCCTTACCAGCCCCAGGTTCCCGGTGCCCCCTTGAATGGGCCAACAATGTCTGGCGTAATCCAGCCGCCATAGAAGCCCCCCGGTTGCGGAATCACCACCACACCATCTACGGTGCATTCATCCATCAAACCAGCATAGAAGGCAATGTAGTTGCGGATTGCCGCAAAGGCAGGGGTAGGTTTGGGATAGTACCACGCTGCATTCTCAGCTTGGCGATCGCCCACCTTGATGTGGTAGTAGGCTCCTTGGCCTTTCCATTCACAAAAAGTTTGCCGTGCCGAGGGCACCAGATACTGCGACTGCACATCCTCTGGCGGAAAGTAATATACCGGGGGGTGACTGGTTTCAAGTACCCGCTTTCCCCGCTGGGTGTCGGCAATCACCAGACCATTAAAGATCACCCGCAGGTGTTTTGCCGTGGGTTCAAGACGGGGGGGACGGGGGTAGTCCCAGACCGATTCTTGACCAGGGGCAGGGGGAATCCGTTGCATGGGGTCTCAGTTCCTGAACCTCCTGCGTTGACCAAGGGCGCGAACAGCTCCGCCGTCTAGGGCGGAGAAGGATAGCAGGATTGGTGTAGGCGTTCTTAGTTACAGCATAGAATCGCTTGAACATCAAATATTATTC is a window of Thermosynechococcus vestitus BP-1 DNA encoding:
- a CDS encoding energy-coupling factor ABC transporter substrate-binding protein, whose translation is MNKKIAALLLGAGTVVLAIFPLLFVKGNFEGADAQAQDLIQEVAPDFQPWAKPLFEPPSSEVESLLFAVQAALGAGVIGFIAGQYHARSATPRHSKDPRA
- a CDS encoding energy-coupling factor ABC transporter permease codes for the protein MFSHMVKPTQAKRYASLGAIALLTTSLVVASPNPALAMHISEGFLPLGWAVGWWLAFLPFLAWGLWSLQQQIKQHSESVLLVALAGAYAFVVSSLKIPSVTGSCSHPIGIALGAILFRPPLMAVLGTLVLLFQSLLIAHGGLTTLGANAFSMAVVGPWLAWLTYCGVSRLRVKPAIALFAASFISNVGTYTLTSLQLALAFPDSVGGLATSFAKFGTLFAVTQIPLAISEGLLTVLVWNWLTTYCVAELQALRLLPQEELP
- the recF gene encoding DNA replication/repair protein RecF (All proteins in this family for which functions are known are DNA-binding proteins that assist the filamentation of RecA onto DNA for the initiation of recombination or recombinational repair.) — encoded protein: MFLKSLHLRHFRNYSEQSVTFAAPKTILVGDNAQGKSNLLEAVEWLATLQSHRTHRDRDLIQQGHESAQIEATLERQGVPLDLAVSLRPSSGRVLRVNGCTVKRTADFLGQLNAVEFSCLDLELVRGTPAIRRNWLDRILLQLEPLYSQLLQTYQKALRQRNALLKQAGSQGWDEALWQAWNQQLVINGTRIIRRRQRLIERLAPLAQDWHRVLSGDRETLTLSYESHVPLGDGTSEAIVAAFSEALATRRAIEFLQKTSLVGPHRDDVGFCLNAQSARQFASQGQQRTLVLALKLAELALVESVVGDTPLLLLDDVLAELDLQRQGILLEVMGDRYQTLMTTTHLAPFAAPWRQQAQILKVTAGTIASVSDTAAQTSD
- a CDS encoding cell division protein SepF — translated: MSELTAFGHSLSSGYEVVVIKPQSLSDTTLIVQALRADKAVILNLEHLDVAEAQRISDFAAGSTYAINGHQSRLGDGVFLFTPNVINIQERTAVPTPAGLV
- a CDS encoding DUF427 domain-containing protein, giving the protein MQRIPPAPGQESVWDYPRPPRLEPTAKHLRVIFNGLVIADTQRGKRVLETSHPPVYYFPPEDVQSQYLVPSARQTFCEWKGQGAYYHIKVGDRQAENAAWYYPKPTPAFAAIRNYIAFYAGLMDECTVDGVVVIPQPGGFYGGWITPDIVGPFKGAPGTWGW